One window of the Pseudarthrobacter sp. ATCC 49987 genome contains the following:
- a CDS encoding EamA family transporter: MNTRHSALALLVAVLWGVNFVAIDLGLHPDGAEMPPLLFVAMRFTLVVFPCIFFIRKPDAGWKAIIGVGLLMSAGQFGLLYLAMALGMPAGLASLVLQAQVLLTVLLAAGFLGERPSRRQFAGVVLGVAGLAVVAVGRSLVAPVLPLMIVLAAALSWAAGNIVARKAKAASGLGLVVWSGAVVPLPLLGLSLLVDGPSAVSQALLHVQPVTLASALYTAIFGSLVGYGIWNRLLGLYPSSAVVPFTLLVPVVGMTTAWLVLGEVPTPAEVTGGLLLLAGVATAVLRPWNFRRPDVRRRVVRPDAQRRVDVRAD, from the coding sequence GTGAACACTCGCCATTCCGCCCTGGCCCTGCTCGTCGCTGTGCTCTGGGGCGTCAACTTCGTCGCGATCGACCTCGGCCTGCACCCGGACGGCGCCGAGATGCCGCCGCTGCTGTTCGTGGCCATGCGGTTCACGCTGGTGGTTTTTCCCTGCATCTTCTTCATCCGGAAGCCGGATGCGGGCTGGAAGGCGATCATCGGCGTCGGACTGCTCATGAGCGCCGGACAGTTCGGCCTCCTGTACCTGGCCATGGCGCTCGGCATGCCCGCTGGCCTGGCATCGCTGGTCCTGCAGGCGCAGGTACTCCTGACGGTGCTGCTGGCGGCCGGGTTCCTCGGCGAGCGGCCGAGCCGGCGGCAGTTCGCCGGCGTGGTGCTGGGCGTGGCCGGCCTCGCTGTTGTGGCCGTTGGCCGCAGCCTGGTCGCGCCGGTGCTGCCACTCATGATCGTGCTCGCCGCGGCGCTGTCCTGGGCCGCCGGCAACATCGTCGCCCGGAAGGCGAAAGCGGCATCCGGGCTGGGGCTCGTGGTGTGGTCGGGGGCCGTCGTGCCGCTGCCCCTGCTGGGCCTGTCCCTACTGGTGGACGGCCCGTCTGCGGTGTCGCAGGCCCTGCTTCACGTCCAGCCCGTCACCCTGGCCAGTGCGCTCTACACGGCCATCTTCGGGTCCCTGGTGGGTTACGGAATCTGGAACAGGCTGCTGGGGCTGTACCCCTCCTCCGCCGTTGTGCCGTTTACCCTGCTGGTTCCGGTGGTCGGCATGACGACGGCGTGGCTCGTCCTGGGCGAGGTGCCGACGCCCGCCGAGGTCACCGGCGGGCTCCTCCTGCTCGCCGGGGTGGCGACGGCGGTGCTGCGCCCCTGGAATTTTCGCCGGCCGGATGTTCGACGGCGGGTGGTGCGCCCGGACGCTCAGCGCCGGGTCGACGTCCGGGCCGACTGA
- a CDS encoding TetR/AcrR family transcriptional regulator — translation MSSRTDSSTAETAKKLRPARTNATKQKLFEASMELIGERGVAGVTVDEIAAAAGVSKGTVYYNFGSKSDLIAQLLHHGVDILLARLLSVRDDSADPLAAMHEMIGQAMDFMDEYPSFARLWVSENWRTPSEWQDTFTELRGRLLTVVGAAITAVAAVYPVDPAVSRGSLETAIFGACFVVGLDRQTYNPERTREQSVTAIMASMRGYIVK, via the coding sequence ATGAGCAGCCGCACGGACAGCAGCACGGCGGAAACCGCGAAGAAGCTCCGGCCGGCCCGCACCAACGCGACGAAGCAGAAGCTTTTCGAGGCCTCGATGGAACTGATCGGCGAACGCGGCGTGGCGGGCGTGACCGTCGACGAGATCGCGGCAGCTGCCGGGGTCTCCAAGGGCACGGTGTACTACAACTTCGGCAGCAAGTCGGACCTGATCGCCCAACTGCTGCACCACGGGGTGGACATCCTGCTGGCACGGCTGCTGAGCGTCCGGGACGATTCGGCGGACCCGCTCGCGGCGATGCACGAAATGATCGGGCAGGCCATGGACTTCATGGACGAGTACCCGTCCTTCGCCCGGCTGTGGGTCAGCGAGAACTGGCGGACCCCCAGCGAGTGGCAGGACACCTTCACCGAGCTCCGCGGGCGGCTGCTCACCGTGGTCGGGGCGGCGATTACCGCGGTGGCTGCCGTTTACCCGGTGGATCCGGCCGTGTCCCGGGGCAGCCTGGAGACCGCCATCTTCGGGGCCTGCTTTGTGGTGGGACTGGACCGGCAGACCTACAACCCGGAGCGGACCCGCGAGCAAAGTGTTACGGCAATTATGGCGTCCATGCGCGGCTACATCGTGAAATAG
- a CDS encoding IS1249 family transposase, whose product MTVRSNQPRCGVCAQKLVKNGSTSAGRTRWRCRSCGASSTQSRVDVTKRAEFTAFISWITGKQRQGAHAGSERTFRRRSAWCWNVAPAAARTGEIHPVIMLDGTYFNGWCVLVAYTGEHVIAWQWCDREKHASWAALLRQIPAPAVAVVDGHKGLESALREHWPETNVQRCLFHIRQNIRTHLTMRPKLDAGKELLALAKALTHVTDLDQAAAWSGAFASWEARWESFLKHRTYAKKTGARPSHIGPAQTWWYTHLGLRRARGSLAAAIKAGHLFTWLTSATEGQQIARTTSPLEGGINAGLKDLLRNHRGLSEDHATRAVDWYLYQHTESPQDPWDLVKPHHWQPQKKESKEVEEPIQPALYDTAFSFEDGNGIQQGWGGRNR is encoded by the coding sequence GTGACGGTTCGATCAAATCAGCCCCGGTGTGGTGTATGTGCTCAGAAGCTTGTGAAGAACGGTTCGACCAGTGCCGGGCGGACGAGATGGCGGTGTAGGTCGTGTGGTGCTTCGAGTACTCAATCCCGGGTTGATGTCACGAAGAGGGCAGAGTTCACGGCCTTCATTTCCTGGATCACGGGGAAGCAGCGGCAAGGCGCCCACGCCGGCTCGGAGAGGACCTTCAGGCGCCGGAGTGCCTGGTGCTGGAATGTCGCCCCGGCGGCCGCGCGGACCGGGGAAATACACCCGGTGATCATGCTCGATGGCACCTACTTCAACGGCTGGTGCGTCCTGGTCGCTTACACCGGCGAGCACGTCATCGCGTGGCAGTGGTGTGACCGGGAAAAGCACGCCTCGTGGGCTGCGCTTCTGCGGCAGATCCCGGCCCCGGCGGTGGCCGTCGTGGATGGCCACAAGGGCCTGGAGAGCGCCTTGAGGGAACACTGGCCGGAAACGAACGTTCAACGGTGCCTGTTCCATATCCGGCAGAACATCCGCACGCATCTGACGATGCGTCCGAAGCTCGATGCCGGTAAGGAACTACTAGCCCTGGCCAAGGCACTCACCCACGTCACGGACCTTGACCAGGCCGCCGCCTGGTCCGGTGCGTTCGCTTCCTGGGAGGCCCGCTGGGAGAGCTTCCTCAAGCACCGGACCTACGCGAAGAAAACCGGCGCCAGGCCCTCACACATCGGACCGGCACAGACCTGGTGGTACACACATCTGGGCCTGCGCCGGGCACGGGGAAGCCTGGCCGCTGCCATCAAGGCAGGGCACCTCTTCACCTGGCTTACCAGCGCTACCGAAGGCCAGCAGATCGCCCGGACGACCAGCCCGCTGGAGGGAGGAATCAACGCAGGCCTCAAAGACCTTCTGCGGAACCACCGCGGCCTCAGCGAAGACCACGCCACACGCGCCGTCGACTGGTACCTCTACCAGCACACTGAATCACCCCAGGACCCTTGGGACCTCGTGAAACCACACCACTGGCAACCCCAAAAGAAGGAGTCAAAGGAGGTGGAGGAGCCCATCCAACCGGCCCTCTACGACACAGCCTTCAGCTTCGAAGACGGCAACGGAATCCAGCAAGGATGGGGCGGAAGAAACCGGTGA
- a CDS encoding YhgE/Pip family protein — MTVLRLARSELKRMTGGLLPKLTILALTMVPLLYGAVYLYANWDPYGKLNQIDAALVVEDTGATSADGARLEAGRKVADSLVDGHVFNWQTVSDTEEADQGVSTGKYAFALKIPKDFSANLVSPGSFDAANRAMLNVTTNDANNYLLSTIVDRLTTAVHTTVATEVGAETANQLLTGFGTIHSQMLKASDGAGQLADGVASLHDGTVTLHQGTGDLKNGAAGLYNGQVRLRDGATALSTGAAQLSGGLSQLKDKTATLPADSRALADGAAQVAAGNAALNTKVQGLAGQLAASEQADAQATAQAQRSRVVASNSRLVAAGTITPAQADAILADFDANAAPPAAPGPAAALKSAAGQIQQLADGSAAVSAGAARLAEATPALGGAITQASTGADQLAGGAATLATGQQSALDGAGKLSEGAQKLDDGAARLESGSATASEGAGTLAAELAKGAGQVPNPDDTQKDSLAKVMADPVAVSNVSQAKAGSYGAGLAPFFLTLALWIGVFMLIQAMRPVTQRALASNAPAWKIAVGGWLPFLAVSAVQASLLTLVVDVGLGLNPAHPWLMWFLMLAAAMAFSAIIQGVVALLGSPGKLVVLILLVLQLVSSGGTFPWQTTPQPLHVVHQILPMGYVVNGMRHLIYGADLAVILPTMLGLLGYTLLGTALSTLAVRKHKYWTLKSLKPEITV, encoded by the coding sequence GTGACTGTTCTGCGGCTGGCCCGCTCCGAACTCAAGCGCATGACCGGTGGCCTGCTGCCCAAGCTCACCATCCTGGCGCTGACCATGGTCCCGCTGCTCTACGGCGCCGTGTACCTCTACGCCAACTGGGATCCCTACGGAAAGCTGAACCAGATCGATGCCGCCCTCGTGGTCGAGGACACCGGTGCCACCTCCGCCGACGGCGCCCGGCTGGAGGCCGGCCGGAAGGTCGCCGACAGCCTCGTGGACGGGCATGTCTTTAACTGGCAGACGGTCTCCGACACCGAAGAAGCGGACCAGGGCGTGAGCACGGGCAAGTATGCCTTCGCCCTGAAGATCCCCAAGGACTTCTCGGCGAACCTCGTCTCTCCCGGCAGCTTCGACGCCGCCAACCGGGCCATGCTCAACGTCACCACCAATGATGCGAACAACTACCTGTTGAGCACCATCGTGGACAGGCTCACCACCGCCGTGCACACCACGGTGGCCACCGAGGTGGGTGCGGAGACCGCCAACCAGCTCCTCACCGGTTTCGGGACCATCCACTCGCAGATGCTCAAGGCCTCCGACGGCGCCGGGCAACTCGCCGACGGGGTCGCCAGCCTCCACGACGGAACGGTCACCCTGCACCAGGGCACGGGCGATCTCAAGAACGGCGCCGCCGGGCTCTACAACGGCCAGGTCAGGCTCCGGGACGGTGCCACCGCCCTCAGCACGGGAGCAGCCCAGCTCAGCGGCGGACTGTCCCAGCTCAAGGATAAAACCGCCACCCTGCCTGCCGATTCCCGCGCACTGGCGGACGGCGCCGCGCAGGTGGCGGCCGGCAACGCCGCGCTCAACACCAAGGTGCAGGGCCTGGCCGGCCAGCTGGCGGCCTCCGAACAGGCGGACGCCCAGGCAACCGCCCAAGCTCAGCGCAGCCGGGTGGTCGCGTCCAACAGCCGGCTCGTCGCCGCCGGGACCATCACCCCGGCCCAGGCGGACGCAATCCTGGCGGACTTCGACGCGAACGCAGCCCCGCCCGCAGCCCCGGGCCCGGCGGCCGCCCTGAAGTCCGCGGCAGGTCAGATCCAGCAACTGGCAGACGGTTCCGCTGCCGTCAGCGCAGGGGCGGCCAGGCTGGCGGAAGCCACCCCAGCCCTCGGCGGCGCCATCACCCAGGCGTCCACCGGCGCGGACCAGCTGGCCGGCGGCGCCGCCACGCTCGCCACCGGGCAGCAGAGCGCACTCGACGGCGCGGGGAAACTCTCCGAGGGCGCACAGAAACTCGACGACGGCGCGGCCCGGCTGGAAAGCGGGTCGGCTACGGCCTCCGAGGGCGCCGGAACCCTCGCTGCTGAACTCGCCAAGGGCGCCGGCCAGGTCCCGAACCCCGACGACACCCAGAAGGACAGCCTCGCCAAGGTAATGGCGGATCCGGTCGCCGTCAGCAACGTCTCGCAGGCCAAGGCCGGTTCGTACGGCGCAGGCCTGGCACCGTTCTTCCTCACCCTGGCCCTGTGGATCGGCGTCTTTATGCTGATCCAGGCGATGCGGCCCGTGACCCAGCGGGCACTGGCGTCGAACGCCCCGGCGTGGAAAATCGCCGTCGGCGGCTGGCTTCCGTTCCTGGCCGTCTCGGCTGTCCAGGCGAGCCTGCTGACCCTTGTGGTCGACGTGGGGCTGGGCCTCAACCCTGCGCACCCCTGGCTGATGTGGTTCCTCATGCTGGCCGCGGCGATGGCATTCAGCGCGATCATCCAGGGCGTCGTCGCGCTGCTCGGTTCCCCCGGCAAGCTCGTGGTGCTCATCCTGCTGGTGCTGCAGCTCGTCTCCTCCGGGGGGACCTTCCCGTGGCAGACAACGCCCCAGCCGCTCCACGTGGTGCATCAAATCCTGCCGATGGGGTACGTGGTCAACGGCATGCGGCACCTGATCTACGGCGCGGATCTGGCCGTCATCCTGCCCACAATGCTGGGCCTGCTTGGCTACACTTTGCTGGGGACGGCCCTGTCCACTCTGGCCGTCCGGAAGCATAAGTACTGGACCCTGAAGTCCCTGAAACCGGAGATCACCGTATGA
- a CDS encoding phosphoenolpyruvate carboxykinase (GTP): MGDLARLPLLEKAPTTHAGLLAWVEEVAELTQPDRIHWVDGSEEENTRLTDELVAAGTLTRLNEKLFPKSFAAFSDPADVARVEEQTFICSENERDAGFTNNWMAPSEMKAKLRGLFSGSMRGRTMYVIPFVMGHLDAEDPKFGVEITDSAYVVASMRIMATIGTEVLAKITATNAFFVPALHSLGAPLAPGQADVAWPCNPDKWIVHFPEERSIWSFGSGYGGNALLGKKCYALRIASVMARDEGWLAEHMLILKLTSPEKKNYYISAAFPSACGKTNLALLDPTIEGWEVETLGDDITWMRIGKEGELRATNPEAGLFGVAPGTGWGTNPNAMRAIAKGHSIFTNVALTDDGGVWWEGMTDEVPAHLTDWQGNDWTPASDKPAAHPNSRFCTPISQVDMLAEEYFSPDGVELSAILFGGRRKTTVPLVTQARSWTNGIFMGSTLSSETTAAAAGQVGVLRRDPMAMLPFIGYDAGDYLKHWISVSGKANPERLPHIFLVNWFRRTADGGFAWPGFGDNARVLKWAIERIEGKADAVETPIGFVPAGHSLDLTGLDLTHAHVEDAVRVDREEWDTELASIEEWYAKFGDSLPKALRSELEGLKERMAAH; this comes from the coding sequence ATGGGAGATTTGGCGCGACTGCCGTTGCTTGAAAAAGCACCCACCACACATGCTGGCCTGCTGGCATGGGTTGAAGAGGTAGCTGAACTGACCCAGCCGGACCGGATCCACTGGGTAGACGGCTCCGAGGAAGAGAACACCCGGCTCACGGACGAGCTCGTCGCCGCGGGCACGCTGACCCGCCTGAACGAGAAGCTGTTCCCCAAATCTTTCGCGGCATTCTCCGATCCCGCCGATGTGGCCCGCGTCGAAGAGCAGACCTTCATCTGCTCCGAAAACGAACGCGATGCCGGCTTCACCAACAACTGGATGGCTCCGTCGGAGATGAAGGCGAAGCTGCGCGGCCTGTTCAGCGGCTCCATGCGCGGACGCACCATGTACGTCATCCCGTTCGTCATGGGCCACCTTGACGCCGAGGATCCCAAATTTGGCGTGGAGATTACGGACAGCGCCTACGTTGTCGCCTCCATGCGCATCATGGCCACGATCGGCACCGAGGTCCTGGCCAAGATCACCGCCACCAACGCCTTCTTCGTCCCGGCCCTGCACTCCCTGGGCGCACCGCTGGCCCCCGGCCAGGCCGACGTCGCGTGGCCCTGCAATCCGGACAAGTGGATCGTGCACTTCCCCGAGGAACGCTCCATCTGGTCCTTCGGCTCCGGCTACGGCGGCAACGCCCTGCTGGGCAAGAAGTGCTACGCCCTGCGCATCGCCTCCGTGATGGCCCGCGACGAGGGCTGGCTCGCGGAGCACATGCTCATCCTCAAGCTGACCTCGCCGGAGAAGAAGAACTACTACATCTCTGCCGCGTTCCCGTCCGCCTGCGGCAAGACCAACCTTGCCCTGCTGGATCCCACCATCGAGGGCTGGGAGGTCGAAACCCTCGGTGACGACATCACCTGGATGCGGATCGGCAAGGAAGGCGAACTGCGCGCCACCAACCCTGAGGCCGGCCTGTTCGGTGTCGCCCCGGGTACCGGCTGGGGCACCAACCCCAACGCCATGCGCGCCATTGCCAAGGGCCACAGCATCTTCACCAACGTTGCCCTCACGGACGACGGCGGAGTGTGGTGGGAGGGAATGACCGACGAGGTCCCGGCGCACCTGACCGACTGGCAGGGCAACGACTGGACTCCGGCGTCGGACAAGCCCGCAGCCCACCCGAACTCCCGTTTCTGCACCCCGATCTCACAGGTCGACATGCTGGCCGAGGAGTACTTCAGCCCCGACGGCGTGGAACTCTCCGCGATCCTCTTCGGCGGCCGCCGGAAGACCACGGTTCCCCTGGTCACCCAGGCCCGCAGCTGGACCAACGGCATCTTCATGGGCTCCACACTCTCCTCCGAGACGACGGCCGCTGCTGCAGGCCAGGTCGGCGTGCTGCGGCGTGACCCGATGGCCATGCTGCCGTTCATCGGCTACGACGCGGGCGACTACCTGAAGCACTGGATCAGCGTCTCCGGCAAAGCCAACCCGGAACGCCTGCCCCACATCTTCCTGGTCAACTGGTTCCGGCGCACGGCCGACGGCGGTTTCGCCTGGCCCGGCTTCGGCGACAACGCACGTGTCCTCAAGTGGGCCATCGAGCGCATCGAAGGCAAGGCGGACGCCGTCGAGACCCCCATCGGCTTCGTGCCGGCCGGGCACTCGCTGGACCTCACGGGCCTGGACCTCACGCACGCCCACGTGGAAGACGCCGTCCGCGTGGACCGCGAGGAGTGGGACACCGAGCTCGCCTCCATCGAGGAGTGGTACGCCAAGTTCGGCGACTCCCTGCCCAAGGCGCTGCGCTCCGAGCTCGAGGGCCTGAAGGAACGCATGGCCGCGCACTAG
- a CDS encoding RrF2 family transcriptional regulator, with product MKINAFADVSLRAMMVLAAAPDGGLLTTQSIADAVATPYNHVSKAMAKLRELGMIDVERGRHGGSRLSSAGRMATVGQLLRQLDTRTDPADCVGAGGSCPLINECLLRGALSRAREAFYRELDDIVVASLPTSRQMAPVFQAIGLRPGL from the coding sequence ATGAAGATCAACGCCTTCGCGGATGTGAGCCTGCGCGCCATGATGGTGCTCGCAGCCGCTCCCGACGGCGGGCTCCTCACCACCCAGAGCATCGCCGACGCCGTCGCGACGCCGTATAACCACGTCAGCAAGGCGATGGCGAAGCTGCGTGAACTGGGCATGATCGACGTCGAGCGCGGCCGGCACGGCGGTTCCCGGCTCAGCAGCGCCGGCCGGATGGCCACCGTGGGCCAGCTCCTGCGCCAACTGGACACCCGCACGGACCCGGCCGACTGCGTCGGCGCCGGCGGGTCGTGTCCGCTGATCAACGAATGCCTCCTCCGCGGCGCCCTCTCCCGGGCCCGCGAGGCCTTCTACCGCGAACTGGACGACATCGTCGTCGCGTCCCTGCCGACCTCCCGGCAGATGGCGCCGGTGTTCCAGGCGATCGGCCTGCGCCCCGGCCTCTGA
- a CDS encoding ABC transporter ATP-binding protein, with translation MLRVQQLSVNGRRDELLPATSLQVRRGELLLVSGNRQDQRTALALALSGRLKPSGGRFEWDGSKWDGSTRIKTLRQASAVVDSPGVNEPEQHLSVRDLVTEDLALVPRRYRGSLLSKPWLKVNRFEDIAGLWTEQLPAARRIELLTALALANPHTDLLVVDSPDRHGHPADWLPRLQELAYDAGRPLAVVATVLHIPAGWTGPAAAIGTAGSPPEDDADAAPETEDAK, from the coding sequence TTGCTCCGCGTGCAACAGCTCTCCGTGAACGGCAGACGGGACGAGCTGCTGCCGGCCACCTCCCTTCAGGTCCGGCGCGGTGAGCTCCTGCTGGTCTCCGGCAACCGCCAGGACCAGCGCACCGCCCTCGCCCTGGCCCTGAGCGGACGGCTCAAACCCTCCGGCGGGCGCTTTGAATGGGACGGCTCGAAGTGGGACGGCAGCACCAGGATCAAGACCCTGCGGCAGGCGAGCGCCGTCGTGGATTCCCCGGGCGTGAACGAACCCGAGCAGCACCTGAGCGTCCGCGACCTCGTCACCGAGGACCTGGCCCTGGTCCCGCGCCGGTACCGGGGTTCGCTGCTCAGCAAGCCCTGGCTCAAAGTCAACCGCTTCGAGGACATCGCCGGGCTGTGGACCGAACAGCTTCCCGCCGCCCGACGGATCGAGCTGCTCACTGCCCTTGCCCTGGCGAACCCGCACACGGATCTGCTGGTGGTGGACTCCCCGGACCGCCACGGCCATCCGGCCGATTGGCTGCCGCGGCTGCAGGAACTGGCCTACGACGCCGGGCGCCCGCTCGCCGTCGTTGCCACCGTCCTGCACATCCCGGCCGGCTGGACCGGGCCGGCCGCCGCGATCGGCACCGCGGGCTCTCCTCCCGAGGACGACGCAGACGCTGCCCCCGAAACTGAGGACGCAAAGTGA
- a CDS encoding globin domain-containing protein, with the protein MLSDKSFPVIEATLPLVGSRIGEITPKFYARLFAAHPELLDGLFSRSNQRNGNQQQALAGSIAAFATHLVNNPGTLPETVLARIAHRHASLGITEPQYQVVYEHLFAAIAEDLAEVITPEIAEAWTEVYWLMADALIKLEKGLYAAQANGVMWSPWKVAAKAPAGTGSMTFTLEPADETPITPALPGQYVSVKVTLPDGLRQVRQYSLSGDAGTSRSFTTKIDDGGEVSPVLHNNVEVGDVLEISNPYGEITLKDGDSPVILASAGIGCTPTASILRSLAESGSDRQVLVLHAESDLDSWALRSQMTDDVERLDGADLQLWLERPVAGTREGFMSLREVDLPANASLYLCGPLPFMKSIRNEAINAGIPATKIHYEVFGPDIWLAS; encoded by the coding sequence ATGCTCTCGGACAAGTCCTTCCCCGTCATCGAGGCCACCCTCCCGCTGGTCGGTTCCCGGATCGGTGAAATCACGCCCAAGTTCTACGCCCGCCTCTTCGCAGCGCACCCGGAACTGCTGGACGGGCTCTTCAGCCGCTCCAACCAGCGCAACGGCAACCAGCAGCAGGCCCTGGCCGGAAGCATCGCCGCTTTCGCCACCCACCTGGTGAACAACCCCGGAACCCTGCCGGAAACCGTGCTCGCCCGGATCGCACACCGCCACGCCTCCCTCGGCATCACCGAACCGCAGTACCAGGTGGTTTACGAGCACCTCTTCGCCGCCATCGCCGAGGACCTGGCCGAGGTCATCACCCCGGAAATCGCCGAAGCCTGGACCGAGGTCTACTGGCTTATGGCCGACGCGCTGATCAAGCTCGAGAAGGGCCTGTACGCCGCGCAGGCCAACGGCGTGATGTGGAGCCCGTGGAAGGTCGCCGCCAAGGCCCCCGCCGGCACCGGCTCCATGACCTTCACCCTGGAACCGGCCGACGAAACCCCCATCACCCCCGCCCTCCCGGGCCAGTACGTCAGTGTCAAAGTCACCCTGCCGGACGGCCTTCGCCAGGTCCGCCAGTACTCCCTTTCCGGCGACGCCGGCACGAGCCGCAGCTTCACCACCAAGATCGACGACGGCGGCGAGGTCTCCCCGGTGCTGCACAACAATGTCGAGGTCGGCGACGTCCTTGAGATTTCCAACCCCTACGGCGAGATCACGCTCAAGGACGGCGACAGCCCGGTGATCCTGGCCTCGGCCGGCATCGGCTGCACCCCCACCGCGTCCATCCTGCGCTCCCTCGCCGAATCCGGCTCGGACCGCCAGGTCCTGGTCCTTCACGCGGAAAGCGATCTGGACAGCTGGGCGCTGCGCTCCCAGATGACGGACGACGTCGAACGCCTCGACGGCGCCGACCTCCAGCTCTGGCTCGAGCGCCCGGTCGCCGGAACCAGGGAGGGCTTCATGTCACTGCGCGAAGTGGACCTCCCCGCGAACGCCTCGCTGTACCTGTGCGGCCCGCTGCCCTTCATGAAGAGCATCCGCAACGAGGCCATCAACGCCGGCATTCCCGCGACGAAGATCCACTACGAGGTCTTCGGCCCGGACATCTGGCTCGCCAGCTAA
- a CDS encoding dihydrolipoyl dehydrogenase family protein, translating into MTALFERDFDVIVIGAGAVGENVADRAVRGGLTTVLIEAELVGGECSYWACMPSKALLRPGTALHGAQTVPGAEEAVTRTLDAAAVLKRRDYFTSNWQDDSQVKWVEDTGIELIRGHGWITGLRTVEVAGLDGNSYALTARHAVVVATGSSPTVPPIDGLSDVDYWTTREATSAHEIPDRLAVLGGGVAGTELAQAFARLGATVTLVARGGLLGAFPEEAGTLVAAGLRADGVDLHLHTGTTSVRENDDGSLTLELEGGSTVTADKVLVTTGRHPALEGIGLESVGLAAADSKELRLSTDSTGLVTGASGNDVDPWLYAAGDAAGKAMLTHQGKYGARATGDAIAARARGELSGPATPWSRFARTADDYAVPNVVFTDPELASVGRTVRQAERDGLRVSSVQLPIQVAGSSLHSERYEGWAQLVVDEDRKVLLGATFAGPDVAELLHAATIAVVGEVPLDRLWHAVPAYPTISEVWLRLLEEYGL; encoded by the coding sequence ATGACGGCACTGTTTGAACGGGATTTCGATGTCATTGTGATCGGCGCCGGCGCCGTGGGCGAGAACGTGGCGGACCGCGCGGTGCGGGGCGGGCTGACCACCGTGCTGATCGAGGCGGAGCTTGTCGGCGGCGAGTGCTCCTATTGGGCCTGTATGCCCTCCAAGGCGCTGCTGCGCCCGGGGACAGCCCTGCATGGCGCCCAGACAGTGCCCGGCGCCGAGGAAGCCGTCACCCGGACCCTGGACGCAGCCGCCGTCCTGAAGCGCCGCGACTACTTCACGTCCAACTGGCAGGACGACAGCCAGGTCAAGTGGGTCGAGGACACCGGGATCGAGCTGATCCGCGGCCACGGCTGGATCACCGGCCTCCGGACGGTCGAGGTCGCGGGGTTGGACGGCAACAGCTACGCACTCACGGCACGGCACGCCGTCGTGGTGGCCACCGGGTCCTCCCCCACCGTGCCGCCCATCGACGGGCTGTCCGACGTGGACTACTGGACCACAAGGGAAGCGACATCCGCGCACGAGATCCCGGACCGACTGGCAGTCCTGGGCGGGGGCGTGGCCGGCACCGAACTCGCGCAGGCCTTCGCCCGGCTGGGCGCCACGGTGACCCTGGTGGCCCGCGGCGGCCTGCTGGGCGCCTTCCCGGAGGAGGCGGGCACGCTGGTCGCCGCCGGGCTGCGGGCGGACGGCGTCGATCTCCACCTTCACACCGGAACCACAAGCGTCCGCGAGAACGACGACGGCTCCCTCACCCTTGAGCTTGAGGGCGGCAGCACCGTGACGGCGGACAAAGTCCTGGTCACCACCGGCCGGCATCCCGCCCTGGAAGGCATCGGGCTGGAAAGCGTCGGCCTCGCCGCCGCGGACAGCAAGGAACTGCGGCTCAGCACCGACTCCACCGGCCTGGTTACCGGAGCCTCCGGGAACGACGTCGACCCCTGGCTGTACGCCGCGGGCGACGCCGCCGGGAAGGCCATGCTGACCCACCAGGGCAAGTACGGGGCCCGCGCGACGGGCGACGCCATCGCGGCCCGGGCCAGGGGCGAACTCAGCGGCCCGGCCACCCCCTGGAGCCGCTTTGCCCGGACCGCCGACGATTACGCGGTGCCCAACGTTGTATTCACCGATCCGGAACTGGCCAGTGTGGGCCGGACCGTGCGCCAGGCGGAGCGCGATGGACTCAGGGTGTCCTCCGTGCAACTGCCCATCCAGGTGGCCGGATCCTCGCTGCACTCCGAACGGTACGAGGGCTGGGCCCAGCTGGTGGTCGACGAGGACAGGAAGGTGCTGCTGGGCGCTACTTTTGCGGGCCCGGATGTGGCCGAGCTGCTGCACGCCGCCACGATCGCCGTCGTCGGCGAGGTCCCGCTGGACCGGCTCTGGCACGCCGTGCCGGCGTACCCCACGATCAGCGAGGTCTGGCTGCGGCTGCTCGAGGAGTACGGACTCTGA